A single Panthera tigris isolate Pti1 chromosome A3, P.tigris_Pti1_mat1.1, whole genome shotgun sequence DNA region contains:
- the LOC102969484 gene encoding protein FAM209A — protein MRTLTWVLFLPLCLSCGCAFMFTSLREKAKEPQGKVPCGGHFRIRQNLPEHAQGWLGRKWLWLFFVVVLYVILKFRGDREKTKEQNPSGLRGCSFRSPLKKTQNTSPSKDYAFNTLTQLEVDLVKFVSKVRNLKVAMAAGGNPKLQNLEAPADPHNNITIYEIWGEEDSE, from the exons ATGCGGACGCTGACATGGGTCTTGTTCttgcctctgtgcctctcctgcgGCTGTGCCTTCATGTTCACGTCTCtgagagagaaagccaaggaaCCCCAGGGCAAGGTGCCTTGCGGAGGGCACTTCCGGATCAGGCAGAATCTACCAGAGCACGCCCAAGGCTGGCTTGGGAGAAAATGGCTCTGGCTTTTTTTTGTCGTCGTGCTGTATGTGATACTAAAGTTTCGAGGGGATCGCGAGAAGACTAAG GAGCAGAATCCTTCTGGGCTTCGAGGCTGCTCATTTCGCTCTCCGCTGAAGAAGACTCAAAATACTTCCCCCAGCAAAGACTATGCGTTCAATACCTTAACCCAGCTCGAGGTGGACCTTGTGAAATTTGTGTCCAAGGTGCGCAACCTGAAAGTCGCCATGGCAGCTGGCGGTAACCCCAAGCTTCAGAACCTGGAGGCGCCTGCGGACCCTCACAATAACATCACCATCTATGAGATATGGGGGGAAGAAGACTCTGAATGA